Genomic segment of Rhodococcus sp. W8901:
GTTACCCACGGGTAACTTAGGCGAAATCCGGTCTCACCATAACCGCCTACCGGGCGTTTCATGCGTGTGATGTGGACCACCCCGACCGCCGTCGACACCGCGGGCACTAACCTCGCTGGGGTGAGCGAATCCACAGTTGGTTCCACCGCCGAGTCCCTCGACACCACGACGCCGTCCCCCGACGACGCCGCGACGCTGCCGTTGACCGGCGAGCGGACCGTGCCCGGAATCCCCGAGGAGAACTACTGGTTCCGGCGCCACGAGGTGGTCTACCGCGACCTGCTCCCCCGCTGCACCGGCCGCACCGTCCTGGAGGCCGGATCCGGAGAAGGCTACGGCGCCAACATGATTGCCGACGTCGCGAGCAAGGTCACCGGGCTCGACTACGACATCTCCGCCGTCGAACACGTCCGTGCCCGGTACCCCCGGGTGGAGATGCTGCACGGCAACCTCGCGGAGCTTCCGCTCGCGGACGGTTCCGTCGACACGGTCGTGAACTTTCAGGTGATCGAGCACCTGTGGGACCAAGCGCAGTTCCTGCGCGAGTGCCACCGTGTCCTGACGCCGGGCGGCGAGCTGCTCGTCAGCACGCCCAACCGGATCACGTTCTCCCCCGGCCGGGACACCCCCCTCAACCCGTTCCACACGCGTGAACTCAACGCCGCCGAGCTCACCGAACTGCTCGTCGAGGCCGGCTTCCGGGTGGCGGTCATGACCGGCGTCCACCACGCCGCGCGTCTGCGCGCGCTCGACACCAAGCACGGCGGCTCGTTCATCGACGCCCAGATCGACCGCGCCCTGGCCGGCGAGCCGTGGCCCGAGGATCTCACCCGGGACGTCGAGGGCATCGACGTCGACGACTTCGAACTCCGCGAAGCCGACATCGACGACAGCCTCGACCTCGTCGCCATCGCGATCAAGGATCCTGTGGCATGACCGGCACTCAGGGGGGTCGGGCCGCCGAGGCCCGAGAGCCGGGCATGTTCTGCCTGGTCCTGCACTCGCATCTGCCGTGGCTCGCGAACCACGGCCGGTGGCCGGTGGGCGAGGAGTGGCTGTACCAGTCGTGGGCGGCGACGTACCTGCCGGTGACGGCCGTGTTGCGCCGGCTCGCCACGGAGGGCCGCTCACGGCTGCTGACGCTCGGCATCACGCCGGTGCTCGCTGCCCAACTGGACGACCCGCACTGCCTTGACGGCATGCACCACTGGCTCGGCAACTGGCAGATCCGCGCGCACGAGGCGGCGGGGATGCCGTCGGCGTCACACAAGGAACTCGGTGCGCGCGAGCACCGCGCGTCCGCCACGGCGCTCGCGGACTTCGAAACCCGTTGGCGCCACGGCGGATCCGCGGTGATCCGCGAACTGATCGACGCCGAGGCGATCGAACTGCTCGGCGGCCCGCTGGCCCATCCGTTCCAGCCGTTGCTCGATCCCCGCCTGCGCGCGTTCTCGCTCGCGGAGGGCCTCGCGGACGCGAAGGCCCGCTGGGACCACACACCGTCCGGCATCTGGGCGCCCGAGTGCGGCTACACGCCGGGCATGGAAATCGGTTACGCAGCCGCGGGCGTGTCGCACTTCATGGTCGACGGCCCCGCGCTGCGCGGCGACACGTCGGCGGGTCGGCCGGTGTGGGACTCCGACGTCGTCGCGTTCGGCCGCGACCTCGAGGTCAGCTACCGCGTGTGGTCCCCCAAGACCGGGTACCCGGGCCACGCCGCCTACCGCGACTTCCACACGTACGACCACGACACCGGGCTCAAGCCCGCGCGCGTCACCGGGCGCAGTGTGCCGTCCGAGCAGAAGGCCCCGTACGACCCGGACCTGGCCGCCGCGGCGATCGACAAGCACGTCGAGGACTTCGTCGAGACGGTCCGACGACGACTCCGCAGCGAGTCCGAGCGCATCGGCAGGGACGCACTGGTCGTCGCCGCGTTCGACACCGAACTCTTCGGGCACTGGTGGTTCGAGGGCCCGCAGTGGCTCGAGAAGATGCTGCGCGCGCTGCCCGAGGCCGGGATCGACGTCGGCACCCTCGCCGATGCACGCGCCCGTGGCTACGTCGGCGCACCCGTGGAACTGCAGGACTCGTCGTGGGGTTCGGGCAAGGACTGGCGGGTGTGGGCCGGCGACCAGGTTTCCGACCTGGTCCAGCTCAACGCGGAGGTCGTGCAGACCGCACTCGACACCATCGACAAGTCGCGCGATGCGAATCCGGGCAGACCGGAACTTCGCAATCGGGTCCACGACCAGATGTTGCGTGAGACGCTGATGGCGGTCTCGAGCGACTGGGCGTTCATGGTCAGCAAGGACTCGGCAGCCGGGTACGCGCGGGATCGGGCCCACAAGCACGCCCACGCGCTGCGGGAAATCGCCGACGCGGTCGCGTCCGGCCGGGACGACGTCGCACGCCGTCTCGCGGACGGATGGAACGCCGCCGACGGCCTGTTCCCCGCCCTCGACGCGCGGCGCCTGCCCGGTCCGCTGACTGATACAGCCGCATTCGCTGGGAGCGTGTGATGAAGATTCTGATCGTGTCGTGGGAGTACCCGCCGGTCGTGGTCGGCGGGTTGGGACGGCACGTCCATCACCTCGCGACCGAACTGGCCGCCGCCGGCCACGAGGTGGTGGTGCTGTCGCGGCGGCCGTCGGGCACCGATCCGACGACGCACCCGACCGTCACGGAGATCTCCGAGGGCGTTCTGGTGGTCGCGGTCGCCGAGGATCCGCCACACTTCATCTTCGGTGAGGACATGCTGGCGTGGACGCTCGCGATGGGCCACGCGATGGTCCGCGCCGGGGTCGCGCTGTCGAAGGGCGGCATCGGTGAGGGCTGGCAGCCCGACGTCGTCCACGCCCACGACTGGCTGGTGGCGCATCCGGCGATCGCCCTCGCCGAGTTCTACGACGTCCCGCTGGTCTCGACGTTGCACGCGTCGGAGGCAGGCCGGCACAGCGGCTGGATCTCGGGGCGGATCAACCGTCAGGTCCACTCGGTGGAGTGGTGGCTGGCGAACGAGTCGGACTCGATCATCACGTGCTCGGCGTCCATGGAGGACGAGGTCACTCAGCTGTACGGGCCCGAACTGCCGCCGATCACGGTGATCCGCAACGGCATCGATGTCACCACGTGGAGCTACCGCCCGCGCGCACCGCGGTCGGGGCCGGCGACGCTGCTGTACGTCGGACGGCTCGAGTACGAGAAGGGCGTGCAGGACGCAATCGCCGCACTCCCCCGGATCCGGCGCAGCCACCCGGGCACGACGCTGGCCGTCGCGGGCGAGGGGACCCAGTTCGAGTGGCTGCAGCAGCAGGCCCGCACGCACCGAGTGGCACGTTCGGTGACGTTCCTCGGCAACCTCGACCACGAGGAGCTGCTGAGCTGGCTGCACGGCGCCGACGCGATCGTGCTCCCCAGCCGGTACGAGCCGTTCGGGATCATCGCCCTCGAGGCGGCCGCCGCGGGCACACCGCTGATCACCTCGACCGCGGGCGGGCTCGGCGAGGCCGTCGTGGACGGCGTGACCGGACTGTCGTTCGAGCCGGGGGACGTGGACGGACTGACCTCCGCGGCCCGCGAGGTGCTCGACGATCCCGCCGCCGCTCAGACGCGGGCGCGGGCGGCTCGCGAGCGGCTGACCGCCGACTTCGACTGGCGCAAGGTCGCCGAGGAGACGGTCCAGGTGTACTCGGCGGCCAAGCGCCGCGTGCGGCATCCTTTGGCACGCCCCGAGATTCCCGAGCGCCCGCTACCCGGTCGGTAGCGGGCCGCCCGGCCCACGCCCGAGCCCACTCACTGTGAGGCGCCGGCGCCGTTCCCGTTGACGGCGGCGGCGCCGTTCATGGTCTTCTTGCGGGCGATGTCCTCGAGCGCGGCGATGTACTTCGCCCGCTCCGCGGCGCCGGCCTCCCAGTCGACGCGACGGTTCTTGACCGCCTTGGCGGGCGAGCCGACGGCGATGCTGAAGTCGGGGATCTCGCCCTTGACGACGGCGTGCGCGCCCAGCACGCAGCCGCGGCCGACGCGCGTGTTCCGCAGGACCGTGACCTTCGCGGCGATCCACGTGTCCGGTCCGATGCGCACCGGTCCCTTGACGATGCCCTGATCCTTGATCGGGACGTTCACGTCGTCCATCCGGTGGTCGAAGTCGCAGATGTAGCACCAGTCCGCGACGAGGGTCGACGCACCGATCTCGATGTCGAGGTACGTGTTGACGACGTTGTCCTTGCCGAAGACG
This window contains:
- a CDS encoding 1,4-alpha-glucan branching protein domain-containing protein, whose amino-acid sequence is MTGTQGGRAAEAREPGMFCLVLHSHLPWLANHGRWPVGEEWLYQSWAATYLPVTAVLRRLATEGRSRLLTLGITPVLAAQLDDPHCLDGMHHWLGNWQIRAHEAAGMPSASHKELGAREHRASATALADFETRWRHGGSAVIRELIDAEAIELLGGPLAHPFQPLLDPRLRAFSLAEGLADAKARWDHTPSGIWAPECGYTPGMEIGYAAAGVSHFMVDGPALRGDTSAGRPVWDSDVVAFGRDLEVSYRVWSPKTGYPGHAAYRDFHTYDHDTGLKPARVTGRSVPSEQKAPYDPDLAAAAIDKHVEDFVETVRRRLRSESERIGRDALVVAAFDTELFGHWWFEGPQWLEKMLRALPEAGIDVGTLADARARGYVGAPVELQDSSWGSGKDWRVWAGDQVSDLVQLNAEVVQTALDTIDKSRDANPGRPELRNRVHDQMLRETLMAVSSDWAFMVSKDSAAGYARDRAHKHAHALREIADAVASGRDDVARRLADGWNAADGLFPALDARRLPGPLTDTAAFAGSV
- a CDS encoding acyltransferase — its product is MTSMWGAPLRSRWRGSRRRDSEQARFLTPASLKWVIANKAYTPWYLVRYYRLAKFKLANPHIITRGMVFLGKNVEIHSTPGLSRLEIGKWVHIGDGNALRCHEGSLRIGDKVVFGKDNVVNTYLDIEIGASTLVADWCYICDFDHRMDDVNVPIKDQGIVKGPVRIGPDTWIAAKVTVLRNTRVGRGCVLGAHAVVKGEIPDFSIAVGSPAKAVKNRRVDWEAGAAERAKYIAALEDIARKKTMNGAAAVNGNGAGASQ
- a CDS encoding class I SAM-dependent methyltransferase, with amino-acid sequence MSESTVGSTAESLDTTTPSPDDAATLPLTGERTVPGIPEENYWFRRHEVVYRDLLPRCTGRTVLEAGSGEGYGANMIADVASKVTGLDYDISAVEHVRARYPRVEMLHGNLAELPLADGSVDTVVNFQVIEHLWDQAQFLRECHRVLTPGGELLVSTPNRITFSPGRDTPLNPFHTRELNAAELTELLVEAGFRVAVMTGVHHAARLRALDTKHGGSFIDAQIDRALAGEPWPEDLTRDVEGIDVDDFELREADIDDSLDLVAIAIKDPVA
- a CDS encoding glycosyltransferase family 4 protein yields the protein MKILIVSWEYPPVVVGGLGRHVHHLATELAAAGHEVVVLSRRPSGTDPTTHPTVTEISEGVLVVAVAEDPPHFIFGEDMLAWTLAMGHAMVRAGVALSKGGIGEGWQPDVVHAHDWLVAHPAIALAEFYDVPLVSTLHASEAGRHSGWISGRINRQVHSVEWWLANESDSIITCSASMEDEVTQLYGPELPPITVIRNGIDVTTWSYRPRAPRSGPATLLYVGRLEYEKGVQDAIAALPRIRRSHPGTTLAVAGEGTQFEWLQQQARTHRVARSVTFLGNLDHEELLSWLHGADAIVLPSRYEPFGIIALEAAAAGTPLITSTAGGLGEAVVDGVTGLSFEPGDVDGLTSAAREVLDDPAAAQTRARAARERLTADFDWRKVAEETVQVYSAAKRRVRHPLARPEIPERPLPGR